One Pseudomonas sp. HOU2 genomic window carries:
- the pepP gene encoding Xaa-Pro aminopeptidase yields the protein MTHIPKAEYSRRRKALMAQMEPNSIAILPAAAVAIRNRDVEHVYRQDSDFQYLSGFPEPQAVIVLMPGREHGEYVLFCRERNAERELWDGLRAGQEGAVRDYGADDAFPITDIDDILPGLIEGRDRVYSAMGSNPEFDRHLMDWINVIRSKAHLGAQPPNEFVALDHLLHDMRLYKSAAEVKVMREAARISAQAHIRAMQASQPGLYEYSLEAELDYEFRKGGAKMPAYGSIVAAGRNSCILHYQQNDALLKDGDLVLIDAGCEIDCYASDITRTWPVNGKFSAEQKAIYELVLASQEAAFAEIAPNKNWNQAHEATVRVITAGLVKLGILQGEVDELIATEAYKAFYMHRAGHWLGMDVHDVGEYKVGGEWRVLEVGMALTVEPGIYIAPDNQHVAKKWRGIGVRIEDDVVVTKTGCEILTSGVPKTVAEIEALMAQARTHAA from the coding sequence ATGACCCATATCCCCAAAGCGGAATACAGCCGTCGCCGCAAGGCCCTGATGGCGCAGATGGAACCCAACAGTATCGCGATCCTGCCCGCCGCCGCGGTCGCGATCCGCAACCGCGACGTCGAGCACGTCTACCGTCAGGACAGCGACTTCCAGTACCTCAGCGGTTTCCCCGAGCCGCAGGCCGTCATCGTTCTGATGCCCGGCCGTGAGCACGGCGAGTACGTACTGTTCTGCCGTGAGCGTAACGCCGAACGCGAGTTGTGGGACGGCCTGCGCGCAGGGCAGGAAGGTGCAGTCCGTGATTACGGCGCTGACGACGCGTTCCCGATTACCGACATCGACGACATCCTGCCGGGCCTGATCGAGGGTCGCGACCGGGTGTATTCGGCGATGGGCAGCAACCCGGAGTTCGATCGGCACCTGATGGACTGGATCAACGTGATCCGTTCCAAGGCGCACCTCGGCGCCCAGCCACCGAACGAATTCGTTGCCCTGGATCATCTGCTGCACGACATGCGCCTGTATAAATCGGCGGCAGAAGTGAAGGTGATGCGCGAAGCCGCACGGATCTCTGCTCAGGCGCATATCCGGGCGATGCAGGCCAGCCAGCCGGGTTTGTACGAGTACAGCCTTGAAGCCGAGCTCGATTACGAGTTCCGCAAGGGCGGGGCGAAGATGCCGGCCTACGGTTCGATCGTCGCCGCCGGGCGCAACAGCTGCATCCTGCATTACCAGCAGAATGACGCGCTGCTCAAGGACGGCGATCTGGTGTTGATCGACGCCGGTTGCGAAATCGACTGCTACGCCAGCGACATCACCCGCACCTGGCCGGTCAACGGCAAGTTTTCCGCTGAGCAGAAAGCGATCTACGAACTGGTGCTGGCTTCGCAGGAAGCCGCGTTCGCTGAAATCGCCCCGAACAAAAACTGGAACCAGGCGCACGAAGCCACGGTACGGGTGATTACCGCAGGCCTGGTCAAGCTCGGCATCCTGCAAGGCGAGGTCGACGAGTTGATCGCGACCGAAGCCTATAAAGCGTTTTACATGCACCGTGCCGGCCACTGGCTGGGCATGGATGTACACGACGTCGGCGAGTACAAGGTCGGCGGCGAATGGCGGGTGCTGGAGGTCGGCATGGCGCTGACCGTGGAACCGGGCATCTATATCGCCCCGGACAACCAGCACGTAGCGAAGAAATGGCGCGGCATTGGCGTGCGCATCGAGGATGACGTGGTAGTGACCAAGACCGGTTGTGAAATATTGACCAGCGGCGTACCGAAAACCGTCGCCGAGATCGAAGCGCTGATGGCGCAAGCACGGACACACGCGGCATGA
- a CDS encoding YecA family protein has translation MTIANSPYQAFATLLTASGHNVSPAELHGLLLGRSCAGAGFDNEGWLIDAAELLEGDIQDNVRNALIGLQEMVKGELTGSDVTVVLLLPTDDAPLAERAAALGEWCQGFLSGFGLNCRDSSMLSTEATEVLQDLAAISQVQDALEESEDGESDYMEVMEYLRVAPLLLFSETKKADVPPAAKPSLH, from the coding sequence ATGACCATTGCGAATTCCCCGTACCAAGCCTTTGCCACCCTGCTGACTGCCAGCGGCCACAACGTCTCGCCTGCCGAACTGCACGGCCTGCTGCTCGGCCGCAGTTGTGCCGGTGCCGGCTTCGATAACGAAGGCTGGCTGATCGACGCCGCCGAACTGCTCGAAGGCGACATCCAGGACAACGTCCGCAACGCCCTGATCGGCCTGCAAGAAATGGTCAAGGGTGAGTTGACCGGCAGCGACGTCACCGTCGTTCTGCTGCTGCCAACCGATGACGCACCACTGGCCGAGCGTGCTGCCGCGCTGGGCGAATGGTGCCAGGGCTTCCTCAGCGGTTTCGGCCTGAACTGCCGCGACAGCAGCATGCTCAGCACCGAAGCCACCGAAGTGCTGCAGGATCTGGCCGCGATCTCCCAGGTGCAAGACGCCCTGGAAGAGTCCGAAGACGGCGAAAGCGATTACATGGAAGTCATGGAATACCTGCGCGTCGCGCCGCTGCTGCTGTTCTCGGAAACCAAAAAAGCCGACGTGCCGCCAGCCGCCAAGCCGTCGCTGCATTAA
- a CDS encoding TIGR02449 family protein yields MEDTDLQALLARLEKLISRVEQLKSQNALLLAQEKTWREERAHLIEKNEIARRKVESMISRLKALEQDS; encoded by the coding sequence ATGGAAGACACCGACCTGCAAGCGCTGTTGGCCAGACTCGAAAAGCTGATTAGCCGAGTCGAGCAACTAAAGAGTCAAAACGCACTCTTACTAGCTCAGGAAAAGACCTGGCGCGAGGAACGCGCTCACCTCATTGAAAAAAACGAAATCGCCCGGCGTAAGGTCGAATCGATGATTTCGCGCCTCAAGGCCCTGGAGCAAGACTCATGA
- a CDS encoding cell division protein ZapA, with product MSSSNSVTVQILDKEYSIICPQEERSNLVSAARYLDGKMREIRSSGKVIGADRIAVMAALNITHDLLHKEERPDIQASGSTREQVRDLLDRVDLVLADDPDISKG from the coding sequence ATGAGTTCAAGCAATAGCGTTACCGTGCAGATCCTCGACAAAGAATATTCGATCATCTGCCCCCAGGAAGAACGCAGCAATCTGGTCAGCGCCGCCCGCTACCTGGACGGCAAGATGCGCGAGATCCGCAGCAGCGGCAAAGTCATCGGCGCCGACCGTATTGCGGTGATGGCCGCGCTGAACATCACCCACGACCTCTTGCACAAAGAAGAGCGCCCGGACATCCAGGCCAGCGGCTCGACCCGTGAACAGGTGCGCGACTTGCTCGATCGTGTCGATCTGGTGCTGGCCGACGATCCGGACATCAGCAAGGGCTGA